The Microcoleus sp. AS-A8 genome segment TGCCCTTAATCTGCTGATAGATTGCACTCTAGTTCAGCTCATTTTATTCAGTTTATTCTCAAGATGTACCCTGATCACTTGTCCGAAGAGTACCGCCTTCGCGGCACCCCCAAGGGCGATCGCCTTTGAACACTGTTCGACCCTTGAAACCTGCTTTAAGGTTCGGGATATTCTCCACCCACACTGATGGCCGTATTAAACACATCCGCATCAGTAAGGACGATATCACTCATAACGGCTTGCTCCACATCTGCACTATACAGGTGAGCTTCCGTGAAATCTACATTAATCAGGTTAGCACTATTTAAGCTCGTACTATTGACAAAGGCTCTGGTCAAATTCGCGTCTCTAAGGTTAGCCCCTGTTAAATCAGCCCCCTCTAAATTCGCATCAACGAGGGTGGCTCCCTGCAAATTAGCATTCCTTAAATCAGCACCAATGAGGTGGGCACCTGTGAGGTTCGCTCCTGATAAGTCACATCCTGGACATTCATAGGTTTCCAATAATTGTTTAACCTGGACAGGGTTTTCAGCTTTAACAGGAGCTGCTAAAAAAGTTGTACTCAATAAAGCTACTGTCAGCAGATGTTTGAGTTGCATAGTGGAGTACCTCCTCAGGTGTTAGCCACGAGTCATTAGACTCTAACAATAGTTTGCAGGATGTTACTGGCTTTTGCCTTCCTACATTGGGATGATCCTTACAGATGAACCTTTTTCAGAGACTAAGGCTTAATTGGCTCTTTGGATAGATTTAATAGGTGCTTTTTAGAGCTTGTTCTGCTTGGTTCAACTATCTTATGACGTATCTAAAGGTCTCTATTTTTACCTTCCCTCAG includes the following:
- a CDS encoding pentapeptide repeat-containing protein; the encoded protein is MQLKHLLTVALLSTTFLAAPVKAENPVQVKQLLETYECPGCDLSGANLTGAHLIGADLRNANLQGATLVDANLEGADLTGANLRDANLTRAFVNSTSLNSANLINVDFTEAHLYSADVEQAVMSDIVLTDADVFNTAISVGGEYPEP